In Bos indicus isolate NIAB-ARS_2022 breed Sahiwal x Tharparkar chromosome 2, NIAB-ARS_B.indTharparkar_mat_pri_1.0, whole genome shotgun sequence, a single genomic region encodes these proteins:
- the KLHDC7A gene encoding kelch domain-containing protein 7A: MLPRGGGAEAQDWHLDMQLTGQLVLSAAALLLLTAAYKLYKSRPAQALPRGADAKAEAEAEAGGSGQPAAQEAVPGAPWWDLRRRRGSKGTTGPPGCSWERTEASRVPATGASSATSEAGEAGKAGRKHAGEEHAGQCPDSDLPAPRCGDQEAGTAVDGKPELPHRPHQCSEPPSPPAGLPAMESGRVGGELTPRQDSGPPKHPGSGEQESPHEGEVAHREGQCDMNNTWVFTHASGVHREEAAALQAASDLGLALRQREGASDASYTFSSMARVRVEENFIPEKVEGIRPRLKGKVYDYHVEYTSQATSRSRLAPGTAASAGAPAPESVSGPLGTRIASGRPAGDGEGRQETAASPGSDPSGSTRGFSRKESLLQILENPEFQLQLDSFGDAAPSCPDQRAAPTRPTSQDSPESSSAGSRGKPHVHSVAGTSFFHPPLSPGSALEVHLDLGNCYQALAFAKRKKLEPLKEAAYKVMRDNYLQVLRSPDIYGRLSGAERELVLQRRLRGREHLVVADVCPQDGSGRLCCYDDERDAWRPLARLPPEAVSRGCAICSLFNYLFLVSGCQGSGLQPSNRVFCYNPLTDIWSEVCPLNQARPHCRLVALDGQLYAVGGECLNTVERYDPRLDRWTFAPPLPKDTFALAHTAAASGGELFVTGGSLRYLLLRFSVREQRWRAAPTGGGRDRTAEMVAVRGFLYRFDLNRSLGISVYRCSASARLWYECATYRTPYPEAFQCAVVDELVYCVGRRRTLRFLADSISPRFVPEMRQAFPSPQGTLLPTVLTLPGPDVPQTRV, encoded by the coding sequence ATGCtccccagaggaggaggagcagaggcCCAGGACTGGCATCTGGACATGCAGCTGACGGGCCAGCTGGTGCTGTCTGCCGCTGCCCTGCTCCTGCTGACCGCAGCCTACAAGCTGTACAAGTCCAGGCCAGCCCAGGCCCTGCCACGGGGGGCGGACGCCAAGGCCGAGGCTGAGGCGGAGGCAGGGGGCTCCGGGCAGCCTGCCGCCCAGGAGGCTGTTCCCGGGGCACCATGGTGGGACCTGAGACGCCGAAGGGGAAGCAAGGGGACCACAGGACCGCCAGGCTGCAGCTGGGAGAGGACGGAGGCCTCCAGAGTCCCGGCCACCGGAGCTTCATCTGCAACCTCAGAAGCTGGAGAGGCTGGGAAAGCTGGGAGGAAACATGCTGGAGAGGAGCACGCTGGGCAGTGCCCGGACTCTGACCTGCCAGCTCCTCGGTGCGGAGACCAGGAAGCCGGAACAGCTGTGGACGGTAAGCCCGAGCTGCCCCATCGCCCCCATCAGTGCAGCGAACCCCCAAGCCCCCCAGCTGGCCTCCCTGCCATGGAGAGCGGCCGTGTGGGTGGTGAGCTCACTCCCAGGCAGGACAGTGGACCCCCCAAGCATCCAGGGAGCGGGGAGCAGGAATCCCCCCATGAAGGTGAGGTGGCCCACCGTGAAGGCCAGTGCGACATGAACAACACCTGGGTCTTTACCCACGCGTCAGGGGTCCACAGGGAGGAGGCAGCGGCCCTCCAGGCTGCCTCAGACCTGGGCCTGGCCCTGCGTCAGCGGGAGGGCGCCTCCGACGCTTCCTACACCTTCTCGTCCATGGCCCGGGTTCGAGTAGAGGAGAATTTCATACCGGAGAAGGTGGAGGGGATCAGGCCCAGGCTGAAGGGCAAGGTGTACGATTACCACGTGGAGTACACCTCTCAGGCCACCTCCAGGAGCAGGCTGGCCCCCGGAACAGCCGCCTCGGCAGGGGCTCCAGCCCCTGAGTCAGTGTCAGGCCCCCTGGGAACAAGGATAGCGTCTGGACGGCCTGCTGGTGACGGAGAAGGCCGACAGGAGACCGCTGCCTCCCCCGGGTCTGACCCCTCCGGCTCCACGCGAGGCTTCAGCCGCAAGGAGAGCCTCCTTCAGATCCTGGAGAACccggagtttcagctacagctcGATAGCTTTGGGGACGCTGCTCCATCCTGCCCAGACCAGAGAGCCGCGCCCACCCGCCCCACGTCCCAGGATTCTCCTGAGTCCAGCTCAGCCGGAAGCCGCGGGAAGCCCCACGTGCACTCTGTGGCTGGCACCAGTTTCTTCCACCCCCCGCTCAGCCCTGGATCAGCCCTAGAGGTCCACCTGGATCTGGGCAATTGCTACCAGGCGCTGGCCTTTGCCAAGAGGAAGAAACTGGAGCCCCTGAAGGAGGCCGCCTACAAGGTGATGAGGGACAACTACCTCCAGGTCCTGCGGAGCCCCGACATCTACGGGCGCCTGAGCGGGGCGGAGCGGGAGCTGGTCCTCCAGCGCCGGCTCCGGGGGCGCGAGCACCTCGTGGTGGCCGACGTGTGCCCCCAGGACGGCTCCGGCCGCCTCTGCTGCTACGACGATGAGCGGGACGCCTGGCGCCCGCTGGCCCGCCTGCCGCCCGAGGCTGTGTCCCGGGGCTGTGCCATCTGCAGTCTCTTCAATTACCTCTTCCTGGTGTCCGGCTGCCAGGGCTCCGGGCTCCAGCCCTCCAACCGCGTCTTCTGCTACAACCCGCTGACGGACATCTGGAGCGAGGTGTGCCCCCTGAACCAGGCGCGGCCGCACTGCCGGCTGGTGGCCCTGGACGGACAGCTGTACGCCGTCGGGGGCGAGTGTCTGAACACGGTGGAACGCTACGACCCTCGCCTGGACCGCTGGACCTTTGCGCCGCCGCTGCCCAAGGACACCTTCGCCCTGGCGCACACGGCGGCGGCGAGCGGGGGCGAGCTCTTCGTCACCGGGGGCTCGCTGCGCTACCTGCTGCTGCGCTTCTCTGTCCGGGAGCAGCGCTGGCGCGCCGCGCCCACCGGGGGCGGCAGGGACCGCACGGCCGAGATGGTGGCGGTCAGAGGCTTCCTCTATCGCTTCGACCTCAACCGCAGCCTGGGCATCAGCGTGTACCGCTGCAGCGCCAGCGCCCGCCTCTGGTACGAGTGCGCCACGTACCGGACGCCGTACCCCGAGGCCTTCCAGTGCGCCGTGGTGGACGAGCTCGTCTACTGCGTGGGGCGCCGGCGCACGCTGCGCTTCCTGGCCGACAGCATCTCGCCCAGGTTTGTGCCCGAAATGCGGCAGGCCTTCCCCTCCCCGCAGGGCACCCTCCTGCCCACCGTCCTGACCTTGCCCGGTCCTGATGTGCCCCAGACCAGGGTCTAG